The nucleotide sequence TGCCGGTCTTGCCGCCCACCCGGTAGCCCTCCACGGCGGCCTCCTTGGCGCCGCCCTGGGTGACGGTGACCTCCATCATGTCGAGCACCTGCTCGGCCGTCTCCTCGGAGACGACCCGCTCGCCCTCGGGCCGCTCGACCGGGGTGCTGGTGCCGTCGGGGGCGACGACGGACTCGACGACCCGGGGCTCCACCTGGACCCCGCCGTTGCCGATGGCCTGGAAGATCGTCGCCGTGCGCAGCGGGGTCTGGGCGACGCCCTGGCCGAAGAGCACGGTGTACTGCTGGCGCACGTCCCACTGGTCCGCGCTCGTGAGGATGCCGGGCGACTCACCGGGCAGCTCGATGCCCGTGGTCTCGCCGACGCCGAAGCGCTGCATCCACTCGTGGCGCTGCTCCGGGGCGAGCTTGCCGCCGACCAGGACGGTGCCGGTGTTCATCGAGTCGGCGATGATCCCGGTGAACGTGCGCCGCTGCTCGCCGTGGTCGAAGGCGTCGGTGATCTTCTGCCCGTCGATCTCCAGGAACGGGGGCACAGTGATCTCCGTGCGGGGCGTGGCCACGCCCTCCTCCACGGCGGCCGCCGCGGTGAGGATCTTCTGGGTGGAGCCGGGTTCCACGGCCTGGGTGACGGCCCGCGCCCCCAGGTCCTCCGCCTCGGCGGAGCCGATGTCGTTGGGGTCCACGGTCGAGGAGTCGGCCAGCGCGAGCACCGCACCGTCCTCGATCCGCATGACCACGGCCGTGCCCCACTCGGCGTCCAGCTCCTCGGCGCGCTCGGTGACGGCCTGCTGGGCGAAGAACTGGACGTCGCTGTCGATCGACAGCTGCACCGAGGAGCCGTCCTCCACCGGGCTCTCCTCCTGGGGCGCCACCGGGATCCGCACGCCGTCGGCGCTGATCTCGAAGGTCCGGCTCCCGTCGGTGCCGCGCAGCAGCTCGTCCTGGGTCTGCTCGATCCCGCCGAGCGCCTCGTCGTCCCCGCCCATGAAGCCGACCACGCTGCCGCCCACCGGGCCGTTGGGGTAGATGCGGTCGGAGGACGGCTGCCCGTACACGTAGGGCAGGCCGAGCTCGCGCACGGTGTTCCACTGCTCGGGCGTGACCCCGCGGGCCACGTACTCGAACTGCTTGTCGCCGTCGAGGGCGTCCTTGACCTCGGTGTCCTCGAGTTCGAGGGCGTCGGCGAGCTGGTACACCGCCTGCGTGGGGGTCACGGTCTCGGTGGTGCCGTCGGCCAGGGGACGCTCGAACTCGCGCACCAGGGACTGGTCGACCGTGACGTCGTAGCGCTGGAGCGTGCGGGCCAGGACGTTGCCGTGGGTGTCGCGGATCTCACCGCGCAGCGCGGGCACCACCTCCGTTCGGGACCGCTCGCCGGCGGCGGCCTCGGCCCGGCCGGCGACGTCGAAGCCCTGCACCCACACGAGCCGGATCCCGAGGACCACGAGCAGGCCGAGCACGAGGACCACGCCGATGTGGCTGCGTCCGATGCCGCGGGCGCGGGGGGCGTCGGACGTCGAGCGTGCGCGTGCCACGTGTCTGCCTCGTTCCTGGTTGCGACTGGGAGATGTCCGGGGGGCTGCTGCCGGCGGGGGCGGGGGCCGGTGGCCCGGTCACTCCCCGGGCGTGCGCTGCGGCGGGGCCGCGAGGGAGCCGCCCTCCGCGTCCGCGGCGCCGGCCGGCGCGGCGTCCTCGCGGGCGCTGCGCTCGGCGTCCTCCCGCTCCTGCGCCGCCTTCTCCCGCTCGCGGTCCTCGGCGCGCTGGGCGGCACGGTCCGCGGCCTCGGAGCCGGTCTGGTGGGCGTGGTCGACCAGGATCTCGTGGTTCTCCTGGGGCTGCGCGGGCATGGGGTCGCCCTCGACGGTCCCGTTCGTGACGTCGACCGTGCCCGAGTCCTGCGCGGGGACCATGCCGAGGTCCGTCGCCATCACCGCGAGGTTCTGCGGGGCGTTGTAGAACTCGAGGTCCTGGGTGAGCGCCTCGTTCTGCTGGCTGAGGGCCTGCTCCTGGGCGCGCAGCTCCACGAGCCGGTACTGGCCCCCGGAGATCTGGATGTTCAGCACCAGGATCGAGGCCAGCGCCACCACGAGCGCCACCA is from Kocuria rosea and encodes:
- a CDS encoding peptidoglycan D,D-transpeptidase FtsI family protein, whose amino-acid sequence is MARARSTSDAPRARGIGRSHIGVVLVLGLLVVLGIRLVWVQGFDVAGRAEAAAGERSRTEVVPALRGEIRDTHGNVLARTLQRYDVTVDQSLVREFERPLADGTTETVTPTQAVYQLADALELEDTEVKDALDGDKQFEYVARGVTPEQWNTVRELGLPYVYGQPSSDRIYPNGPVGGSVVGFMGGDDEALGGIEQTQDELLRGTDGSRTFEISADGVRIPVAPQEESPVEDGSSVQLSIDSDVQFFAQQAVTERAEELDAEWGTAVVMRIEDGAVLALADSSTVDPNDIGSAEAEDLGARAVTQAVEPGSTQKILTAAAAVEEGVATPRTEITVPPFLEIDGQKITDAFDHGEQRRTFTGIIADSMNTGTVLVGGKLAPEQRHEWMQRFGVGETTGIELPGESPGILTSADQWDVRQQYTVLFGQGVAQTPLRTATIFQAIGNGGVQVEPRVVESVVAPDGTSTPVERPEGERVVSEETAEQVLDMMEVTVTQGGAKEAAVEGYRVGGKTGTAEAPSPEGGYDGYTTSFVGVAPVEDPQYLVAVTLQRPQGDVRAIGTTPTFSKIMGQVLRHYDVPPSTTEPVRIPLRTDDPEEDESEQTAPVDTPPGVEAPEDGSTGADAPADAEEGPAADTEAGAGVDAAAGTGAAGTGGTAPEASRRADEGD